From the genome of Phaeodactylum tricornutum CCAP 1055/1 chromosome 13, whole genome shotgun sequence, one region includes:
- a CDS encoding predicted protein, with protein MKDQIDLRAFVHTEVVSCRMDGVRYYRHLRSRVDELLTQPWRKVVRILLYHPKMQILNSALPLLLNYIREKQLPVVLLVAVQPWTIRSQDIPAARRLQRLSDVVLEVEGFASRQTYPPPAEFRTLHGLLHVTKVSTVTAAASSGHFADATVSKRPAAFLYGIKRDRRKLHIQLLHIPPEEYAEGGSSVGGTGVRSGGGRMSAETKKATGGCGSVGGSTHLEF; from the coding sequence ATGAAAGACCAGATCGACTTGCGCGCTTTCGTGCATACAGAAGTCGTATCATGCCGAATGGACGGTGTCCGATATTATCGGCATTTGCGTTCTCGTGTAGACGAACTCCTCACGCAACCTTGGCGAAAAGTAGTTCGTATTCTTCTTTATCATCCCAAGATGCAAATTCTCAATAGCGCTCTACCCCTCTTGCTAAACTACATAAGGGAGAAGCAATTGCCGGTTGTCCTCCTGGTGGCTGTCCAGCCTTGGACGATACGGTCCCAGGACATTCCGGCCGCGCGTCGCCTGCAACGACTCTCCGATGTTGTGCTTGAGGTGGAAGGGTTTGCGTCGCGGCAAACATACCCTCCACCAGCCGAGTTTCGCACACTTCACGGGCTCTTACACGTGACCAAGGTCTCTACCGTCACGGCTGCCGCATCCAGTGGGCACTTTGCTGACGCGACCGTGTCCAAGCGACCCGCTGCTTTTCTGTACGGAATCAAACGGGATCGTCGCAAACTACACATACAACTGCTGCACATTCCGCCGGAAGAATATGCGGAAGGTGGGAGCAGTGTCGGGGGTACCGGTGTGCGTTCCGGTGGGGGTCGGATGTCCGcagaaaccaaaaaagcCACGGGCGGCTGTGGGTCCGTTGGTGGTTCCACTCATTTGGAATTTTAA